A window from Flavobacterium gyeonganense encodes these proteins:
- a CDS encoding CvfB family protein has protein sequence MIEIGKYNTLTILRDTKVGLFLGNPEKDPEGIHDILLPNKYVPNEFEIGEELVVFVYLDHEQRPVATTLEPYILLNEFALLRVNYINQVGAFMDWGMEKDILVPFKEQARPMEKGKRYLVYLYMDEKTKRLVASSKTNQFLSNDNLTVEKGEEVDLIVSHITEIGINVIINEQHKGLLYKDEVYDDSIRTGDRMRGYIKNIRPDNKIDVALQIQGYQSIEPNAEKILDELRANRGFLRLNDNSHPEDIKTVLKMSKKTFKKAIGALYKEKLIEIKEDGIYLVKE, from the coding sequence ATGATTGAAATAGGAAAATACAATACACTTACCATATTACGTGATACAAAAGTGGGTTTGTTTTTAGGAAATCCTGAAAAAGACCCGGAAGGAATTCATGATATATTATTACCAAATAAATATGTTCCTAATGAATTTGAAATAGGCGAAGAGCTTGTTGTTTTTGTTTATTTGGATCATGAACAGCGCCCGGTTGCTACGACACTTGAACCTTATATTTTGCTGAATGAATTCGCACTCCTACGAGTGAATTATATCAATCAGGTTGGTGCATTTATGGATTGGGGAATGGAGAAGGACATTCTCGTTCCGTTTAAGGAGCAGGCCCGTCCGATGGAAAAAGGGAAACGTTATCTTGTTTACCTTTACATGGATGAGAAAACAAAACGTTTAGTAGCATCAAGTAAAACCAATCAGTTCCTGAGTAATGACAATTTAACGGTTGAAAAAGGGGAAGAGGTTGATTTAATCGTTTCGCATATTACAGAAATCGGTATTAACGTTATTATTAACGAACAGCATAAAGGATTACTTTATAAAGATGAAGTATACGACGATTCGATAAGGACAGGTGACAGAATGAGGGGCTACATCAAAAATATTCGTCCGGATAACAAAATAGATGTAGCGTTACAAATTCAGGGGTACCAAAGTATAGAACCTAATGCAGAGAAAATTTTAGATGAATTAAGGGCTAATCGCGGCTTTCTGCGTTTAAATGATAATTCACATCCTGAAGATATCAAGACAGTTTTAAAAATGAGTAAAAAAACGTTCAAAAAAGCAATAGGTGCTTTGTATAAAGAAAAACTCATCGAAATAAAAGAGGACGGTATTTATCTTGTAAAAGAATAA